The following DNA comes from Verrucomicrobiia bacterium.
AGGTGGCAGCGGAGACGACGACAATTGCGCATGGATTGCGTTCGGAATTTGTAATTCAGGTAGAGGGTGAGGTGGTGAAACGTTTGGAGGGGACGACGAATGGGAAGTTGGCCACGGGTGAGATTGAGGTGATGGCGAAAAAGGTGGCGATTTTGAATCGGGCTGAGGTTTTGCCTTTTCCTTTGGATGAGGATGAGGTGAATGAGGATTTGCGGTTGCAGTATCGTTATTTGGATTTGCGGCGTCGTAAAATGGTGAGGAATTTGCAAGTGCGTCATCGTGTGGTGAAGGTGGTGCGGGATTATTTTGATGGGCAAGGGTTTTTGGAGGTGGAGACGCCGATTTTGTCGAAGAGCACGCCGGAGGGGGCGCGCGATTTTTTGGTGCCGAGTCGGTTGTCGCCTGGAAAATTTTATGCCTTACCGCAAGCGCCTCAGCAGTATAAGCAGCTTTTGATGGTGGCTGGGTTGGAGCGTTATTTTCAGATTGCGAAGTGTTTTCGGGATGAAGATTTGCGCGCGGATCGTCAACCGGAATTTACGCAGGTGGATGTGGAGGCTTCTTTTGTGACGCGGGAAGAGATTATCGGATGGATGGAGGGTTTGTTAAAAAATATTTTTAAAATTGCTAAGGGTATTGAAATTTCTGTTCCTTTTCCCCGTTTGACTTATGCGGAGGCTATGAATCGGTTTGGTAGCGATAAACCGGACACGCGTTTTGGGATGGAGTTGGTAGATTTGGGTGAGGTGTTTGCGAAGAGTGAGTTTAAAGTTTTTAAATCGGCTTTGGAATCAGGCGGGGTGGTGAAGGCAATTAATGCGAAGGGATTGGCAAAAATTACTACGGGTCAGATCGAGATGTTGACGGAGATGGCTAAGCAGTATGGCGCGAAGGGGCTGGCGTTTATTAAAGTGGAAAATGGCGAGTGGAAGTCGCCGATTGTGAAGTTTTTTTCTGATGCAGAAAGGGCGGAGCTGACGAAACGTTTGGGAATTGGGGAAGGAGATTTGATTTTGTTTGGTGCAGATCGTTGGGAGGTGGTGTGTGAGGTGTTGGGACGTATTCGTTTGCAGGCGGCGGAGTTGTTGGGTTGGTTGAAAGAGGATTCTGTGGTTTCGGCATTGAATTTTTTATGGGTTATTGATTTTCCTTTGTTGGCTTTTAATTCGGAAGAAAATAAATGGGATGCGGTGCATCATCCTTTTACGCGTCCGAAGTTAGAGGATGTTGATTTATTGGAGGGCGGAGAATATGGCAAGGTGCGTGCGGAAGCTTATGATGTAGTGTTGAATGGGGTGGAAATTGGTGGAGGAAGTATTCGTATTCATGAGCCGGATTTGCAAGCGCGGATGTTTGAGATTTTGGGAGTAGACGCGCAGAGGCAGGAGACGATGTTTGGTCATTTGTTAAAGGCGTTTTCGTATGGAGCTCCACCGCATGGGGGGATTGCTTTGGGGTTGGATCGTTTAGTTATGCTTTTGTGTGGTGAAAGTAGTATTAGAGATGTTATGGCTTTTCCAAAAAATAATCGTGGTCAGGATTTGCTGACTCAATCACCTTCTGAAATTGATATTAAACAGTTGAGGGAGTTGAACTTAAGTAAAAAATTTTAATTCTAAATAAGCTAAAATTTATTTTATTAAAAAAATTTGTGGAAAATTTTTTTTCATAGTTTATATTTAAAACAAATTTTTATCACATGAGCTAATATTATTCGGTCACTTCGCTGAGAGTTTGAATCATTGAGAAAAACTAAAAGCTAGAAGAGGAAATTATGAATTTTTTGAAGGTTGGTTTTTTGTTAGCAGTGGGATTTCTTGTGGGGAGTTTGCCTGTAAATGCGCAATTTTGGCAGTGGGCGAAGACGAGTAAAGCAGCGTTTGATAATCCTTATAAGTCGATGGCAGATGGTAAGACGGTTTGTGTGGATTCTTCGGGTAATGTTTATGTGGTAGCAATGTGGCGAGATACGGTGGATTTTGGTTTTAATGATGATCCGAATGATGAAGAGAGCTTGTTTGATCCCGATATTCAAGGTGGAGCGGGCGCTTTTTTATTAAAATATAGTCCTCAGGGAAGTGTCTTGTTGGTTCAAAAACTGGGAACTGTAGGGACGGTTAATAAAGCAGTTTTGGATTTTTCAGGTAAGTTTTTATATGTGGTGGGAAGTTATTCCCAGAGCACTTTCTTTGTAGGTAAGCCGATTAATACTTTTAATAATTTAAAACAAACTTTTGTTGCGAAGTTGGATGTTTCCGGAAGTAAGGCAGTAGGAGTTTGGGCAACAACAGTGGGGAGCGAGTTGAAGTTGCATGATTCGGCCAGTATTGCGGTAGATTTTATGGGTAACTGTTATTTGACCAGTCAGTTTACAGGGATTTTAAATATTACGCAGAATTTCTTTTTGGTAAGTGATGGTAATCAAACAGATGTCTATGTAGCTAAGTTAAATTCTGGAACGGGTAAAGCGGAATGGGCTGATGTGATTCGAGGTGTGGGTGAGGATTTGGATAATGTTAGTAAGGATCTTAATTTTTCGTTTTCATCGGGAGCGCTTTATTTGGTGGCAGCTTATAAAGGTAATGAGGTTGAAATTTTAAACGCGCAAAAAGTTATTCAGGGCAATAAGGATCAAGGCTATGTGGTTGTAAAATATAATGGAACTTCTAGTGGGAACGGGAAGCCAACTTTTGCTTGGGCCACAACGATAGGATCTCGATATGAAGCGTTTGATTTTGAGACAAGAATTGTTTCTGATGATAGAAATAAAAATGTAGCAGTAGCGGGGGGATATTTTGCTGATACGCCTTTGTTGTTTGATGATGCCTCTGTGGATGCGGATGCGGCTAATCCTGGGAATCAAAATGTATTTTTAGCTGTTTTGAGTAGTGGGGATGGAAGTTTAAATTGGGTGAAGCGGGGAACCTTTCCCGTGAAGTCGAACCGTGTTGCTCGGCAACAAGGTTTGGCCGTAGATAGTAATGGTAATTTTTATCTTACCGGTTGGGCAGCCATGATTGGTGGTGGGTTAAATAATTTTCAATTTGACGATGCTCCCAAATCCTTGGAATTGACGGGATTTTTAGCGAAAATTTATCATGTGAAATATGATAAGAACGGAGTTTTTCAATGGCAGCTCCTGTCGGGCGATGGAACAGGTAATGAGTTTGAAGTTTTCACAGGCACACAATCGGAAGATATTTGTGTGGATAAGAATTTTAATGTTTATTCCACGGGCAGCTTTTCAGGAGGTGATGTGACTTTTCCTAATAACCTGTCTTTGAAATTAACAGGAGAAGATAGTTCTCAGCAGACATGTATTTGGACAGGACGTCTAAAGCAGCCTTAAAACTATAATAAGAAAATTAATAACGAAATAGGAGATAAAAATTATGTTAAAAAATAAAACTTTATTTATAAAACAATTATTTATTTTATTGTTTTTCCTGAGCCCTGTTATTTCAACCTTTTCTGCCTGTGAAGCAGAAAAAGTGTTTTTAACATTTGATTGGAAGCAAGAAACTGGCGAGGCATTTGGTTTTTCGAGTGCTCTTTCAGGAGATTTTATTTTTGTGGGTGCACCTTCGGCTTATTCAACAAAAGGAGCGGTATATATTTATCGCAAGGTCAATGGGGATTGGCAAACACATCAAGAGTTGGTGATTCCTGATGCAGTAGTTGGGGATGCGTTTGGAACGACGGTGGCGGTGGAGGGTAATTATGCTGTGATGGGCTGTCAATATATGAAGAGTGGCAGGGGAGTAGCTTACGTTTTTAAGCGGGAAGCTAATAATCAATGGGTTCAGCAAGCGAAGTTAGAACCATCCGATAATAATAAACAGTTTCAAAAATGGTATGGGAGTGCGGTTGCTATTTCCAGTAATTGGTTAGCAGTAGGAGCTATTTCGGATGATGAAAAAGGTTTTTGGGCAGGCGCAGCTTATCTTTATGAAAAGCAAAATGACACATGGGTTTTTCGTAAGAAATTAACCTCTCCAGAACCTCAAGTTGAAGGTTATTTTGGGGGCGCGGTCGCTCTTTCCGGTGATTTATTGGCTGTAGGATCGTATGGGCAAGATATTAAAGTTGATGGGGGAGTGGCACCTGCAGCCGGAACAGTTTATATGTATGTGCGATCGGGCACGGAATGGAATTTGGAAAAACAGCTTATCGCTTCTGATAAAAAGGGTGTAGACCATTTTGGTAAGGCGGTGGCTTTGAAAGATAATCGAGTGATTGTTGGAGCGCCGGATAAAAACTTTCAGGAAAATGGTAAGTTTGCTTCTGGGGCAGGAGCCGCTTATGTGTTTCGTCGCTGGAAAGTGTTTAATAGCATTATTTGGTGGGAGGAAGATAAATTGTTAGCTTTTAAACCGTATCAAGGAGCAGAATTTGGTGATGCGGTGAGTATTAATGGAGATTGGGCAGTAGTGGGTTGTCGAGAGGATAGTTATGCGATTTATCCTCAACCTTTTGTTTATGAGAATGCGGGTAGTGTTTTCACTTTTGCTTATACGAAAGAATATAGTTGGAGTCCAGTTGCTCAGATTAAAGGAATGGACCAGCAATGGGGGAGCGCCAATTATCGATTTGGAGAAAATGTATCGATGGATGGTGACAATATTTTAGTGAGTGCGCCTCTCTGGGGCGGAGATAATACTGGAGCGGCTTTTCTTTTTCACAAGTTTTGTGGAGCGCGAATTCCTCAATAATTTTTTCCTTATCCCCCTCATAAAAAGCCAAGGAAGTTTTCTTTGGCTTTTTCTTTTTTGCAAGTTTAGTTAACTTAAGATTTGCATTTGTTGTCTATTTATTTTTAATGTAGCCATTAAATTGTTAGCCCGAGTGGCGGAATGGCAGACGCGCTCGACTCAAAATCGAGTGTCCTAAAGGCGTGTGGGTTCGACTCCCTCCTCGGGCAAATTTTTTATTAGTTCAGAAAATAAAATATTTGTTGATTGGCAGAAGGGCTGATTTATTTTTGTTTGAAAAAAATACTATTTTAAGAAATAGTATGGCATGCTTCCTTTAATCACTAGATTTCAGAGGGCTGCGCAAGCAGTCAAAACAATTGGAGCAGCTATTTCTCGATCATCCGGCGAAATTACACAGCTTGGTGCAAGTATTAGCGAAAAAATGTCGAAAGTTCGCTCTGTGGGAATAGCGTCTCTTGAAGCGACTGGAGAAACCGTTTTTCCGCATGGGTCGCTTCGTATGATAAGAAAAGATGGAAAATTGGTGATAAAACCCATTCCAGAAGAAGTTGCGCCTCTAGTGGCCAACTACATTAAAGAAGTAGGCTTTATGGAGAGTGGGGTGGCTAATCTTAAGGGACATATAACTAAAATGAAAGGTCTATTGGAAGAAGCTATTACGGGTGGTCAATCTGATGCATTCATTACTCAACTGAGAAAACAAATTAGGGATGTGGAGGCTGAGCTTGTCTTAGCTGAAGAGAACTTGTCCTATGCTCAACAATTCGTCGGGCAATTAATGGGGCAAATGGAAGGACCTGTTCAATTGCCTTCCGCTTTACCGCCTCTATCTTCTCAAGGCAGGGAAAGTGAAGATATGTTTTCTGTCGGTGGTGATGGTCCTGGCGCTGCGGGATCAGTTAGCTTAGATAATTTAGGAATAGGTTCACTTATTGTCGAGCCTGCTTTAAATTGGTATGTTGAAAATGATAAAGAAGCGCTTGCGGGAGAAATAAGAAGAGCCAAGTATGGCGGTGAGCTGGATTCCGACGCCGTTTATTATGATATGCAAAAAGCCGATGAAAGGAATACTAAGGCTTATGGACCGCAGGTTCCCGGTTCGCCTGGTGTGACGATTCCTCATCAGAAGTCGCCTGATGAGTTGGCAAGGGAAGATTTGAAGGGGAAAATTAGTCGTGAAATTTCTGAAGTTCGTAAGGAGCGAAATAGAGCCAAGCTATTGGCAGATACATGGGATAAGCTTGAACAAGGCGCTTCCGCTTCTTTACCGAGAGATTA
Coding sequences within:
- the aspS gene encoding aspartate--tRNA ligase, coding for MSFRTHHCEELRVDHVGRHVTLVGWVDSRRDHGGVIFVDLRDREGLTQVVFNPEVAAETTTIAHGLRSEFVIQVEGEVVKRLEGTTNGKLATGEIEVMAKKVAILNRAEVLPFPLDEDEVNEDLRLQYRYLDLRRRKMVRNLQVRHRVVKVVRDYFDGQGFLEVETPILSKSTPEGARDFLVPSRLSPGKFYALPQAPQQYKQLLMVAGLERYFQIAKCFRDEDLRADRQPEFTQVDVEASFVTREEIIGWMEGLLKNIFKIAKGIEISVPFPRLTYAEAMNRFGSDKPDTRFGMELVDLGEVFAKSEFKVFKSALESGGVVKAINAKGLAKITTGQIEMLTEMAKQYGAKGLAFIKVENGEWKSPIVKFFSDAERAELTKRLGIGEGDLILFGADRWEVVCEVLGRIRLQAAELLGWLKEDSVVSALNFLWVIDFPLLAFNSEENKWDAVHHPFTRPKLEDVDLLEGGEYGKVRAEAYDVVLNGVEIGGGSIRIHEPDLQARMFEILGVDAQRQETMFGHLLKAFSYGAPPHGGIALGLDRLVMLLCGESSIRDVMAFPKNNRGQDLLTQSPSEIDIKQLRELNLSKKF
- a CDS encoding FG-GAP repeat protein; the encoded protein is MLKNKTLFIKQLFILLFFLSPVISTFSACEAEKVFLTFDWKQETGEAFGFSSALSGDFIFVGAPSAYSTKGAVYIYRKVNGDWQTHQELVIPDAVVGDAFGTTVAVEGNYAVMGCQYMKSGRGVAYVFKREANNQWVQQAKLEPSDNNKQFQKWYGSAVAISSNWLAVGAISDDEKGFWAGAAYLYEKQNDTWVFRKKLTSPEPQVEGYFGGAVALSGDLLAVGSYGQDIKVDGGVAPAAGTVYMYVRSGTEWNLEKQLIASDKKGVDHFGKAVALKDNRVIVGAPDKNFQENGKFASGAGAAYVFRRWKVFNSIIWWEEDKLLAFKPYQGAEFGDAVSINGDWAVVGCREDSYAIYPQPFVYENAGSVFTFAYTKEYSWSPVAQIKGMDQQWGSANYRFGENVSMDGDNILVSAPLWGGDNTGAAFLFHKFCGARIPQ